TGCATTTTCGCTGATTTTGATTGCAGTTTTTTTCTTACCAATGTATATCCGCAACAATATTTATACGATGCCTCAGTTTTTGGCACGTCGTTACGACAACCGTATTAGTACCATTATGGCGGTATTCTGGTTGTTCTTGTATATTTTGGTGAACCTTACCTCTATTATTTACTTGGGGGCATTGAGCCTCGAAACAATGACAGGCTTTAGCTTCATGGCTTGTGCTACATTTCTAACAGTATTTGCTATTTTTATTACGCTTGGTGGTATGAAAGTAATTGGATATACCGATGTAATTCAGGTAGTTTGTTTGGTAGTAGGTGGCTTGGCAACAACTTATCTGGCTCTTGATTTATTGTCAGATAAAGTGGGTACAGGAGCAGGTATTTTTGAAGGACTTTCTTTGGTAAAAGACAAAGCCGATAGTCATTTACACATGATTTTTGCCAAAGGACAATACCAAGTCCATGACGGGCAAGGTGGTATGATAGATGCCTACAATCAATTGCCAGGTTTGTTGATGTTTATTGTGGGTGGACAGTGGATTGTAAACCTCAATTACTTTGGATGCAACCAATATATCACACAAAGAGCTTTGGGAGCCGACTTAAAAACAGCTCGTTCGGGTTTGTTATTTGCCTCGTTCCTCAAAATGCTCATGCCTATTATTGTGGTATTACCGGGTTTGGCAGCTTATGTACTTTTCCAAGAAAATGCCGATTTAGCTATCGTTGAAGGTATCAAAGAAGGGGGTATTGTAAAACCTGACAACGCCTATCCTGTATTGTTAAATATTTTGCCTACGGGCTTGAAAGGAATGGCTTTTGCTGCTTTAACAGCTGCTATTGTAGCTTCATTGGCTGGAAAAGCCAATAGTATTTCGACCATCTATGTATTAGATATTCATAAGAAATTCTTTGCTCCAGACCTCAGCGAAAAACGAATGGTATGGTTAGGTCGAGTTTCTATTGTAGTATCATTTGTTATTGCTTTGGCGATTAGCCCATTGTTAAAAAATTTGGGACAAGGCTTTCAGTATATTCAAGAATACACAGGCTTTATTTCTCCGGGTATCTTAGCGATTTTCTTATTAGGGTTTTTCTGGAAAAAAGCTACAGCTAATGGTGCTTTGGCTGCAACAGTACTAAGTATTCCATTGTCGGCATTACTCAAAGTACAAATACCAGATATGCCTTTCTTGAATAGAATGGGTACAGTATTCTGGATTTGTGCAGTAGTTGTTGTATTGATTAGTCTTATTGAAGGCAAAGGAAAAGATAGTGAAAAAGCATTTACTGTTGATAGTTCATGGTTTAAAACCAATTCTTCTTTCCGAGTTGGTGCAATATTGGTAACTTTAGTAGTATTGGCTATTTATACCATTTTCTGGTAAAATACACTCATTAAAAGCTGATAATCAACACTATTTAATATTTTTCTAAAAAATTGAGCCTATGTCCTATTAGAGTATACATTAATTTGTACTCTAATAGGAATATTTCAAAGGCTTACCAATAGTATTTCTTACGATAGTAAAACGTTTTTGAATATGTTTTTGAAAAAAAGAATTGGATTACTCCTCTGTTTACAACTTTTATCTATTGGACTACTAGCTCAGAAAAAGGTCTATATGTTTTCCTATTTTAAAGGTAATGGCGAAGATGGCCTACATCTAGCCTACAGTAATGATGGGCTATCGTGGAAAGCCCTCAAAGGAGATAGTTCTTTCTTGACTCCTACGGTTAGCAAAGATAAGCTCATGCGTGACCCTTGTATTTTGAAGGGGCCAGATGGCTATTTTTACATGGTATGGACAGTTTCTTGGAACGACCGTGGTATTGGGTATGCTCGCTCAAAAGACCTTATCCATTGGTCAGAACAGCAGTTTATTCCAGTAATGGCCAACGAGCCCACGGCTCTCAACTGCTGGGCTCCCGAAATTAATTATAATAACCAAACCAAAGAGTATTTTATTTATTGGGCCACTACCATTCCCGACCGATTTAAAAACGATGGGCAAAAAGGTGACGGTAAATACAATCATAGAATGTACTCGGTAACAACAAAGGATTTTAAATCATTTAGTAGCACCAAGCTTTTCTATGACCCTGGCTTTAATGTAATTGATGCTACAATTATTAAAGCTGGTAAAAAATATGTAATGTTTTTGAAAGACGAAACCAAAGAACCCGTTCAGAAAAACTTAAAAGTAGCTCTTAGCCAGCAGTTATCCACGGGGTTCTCTCCTGCTTCTGAGCCAATTTTAGGCTTAAACTGGATAGAAGGCCCCACTGCTACCAAGGTAGGAAACAACTGGGTGGTATATTTTGACCAATATACTCGCCACAAAATGGGTGCTGTAAGTTCGCCTGATTTAAAAAATTGGACGGATATTTCTGACCAAATAACTTTTCCCAATGGAACAAGACATGGTACAGTTTTTACTATTACTCAAAAGGAGTTTCAAAAGTTAAAGCAATTTGACTAAGCTAAATCCCCAATTATCAAAATCCATAAATATGCAAAAAGCATTGATATTTGACATGGACGGAACTATGGTGGACAACATGATGGTTCATCACCGTGCTTGGCAAAAAAAGCTGGCCGAAATCGGATTAGTACTGTCATTGGAGGAAGTAATAGCTACCTGTCATGGCAAAAACGATGAAATTCTACAACGTATTTTTGGTGACAAATATACCTTTGAAGAACGTGACCGTATTTCGTCTGAAAAAGAAGCGATTTACCGAGAAGTTTTTTTGCCAGAACTCAAATTGATTGATGGACTACCAGAGTTGCTTGAAGAAGCATACAAAGCGGGTATTCCGATGGGCATTGGTACAGCAGCTCGTTCCGAAAATGTAGATTATGTATTGGATAACCTCCAAATACGTCATTATTTTCAGGCCATCGTTTGCGACAAAGATGTAGAGCTTGGCAAACCTAATCCCGCTGTGTTTTTTAAAGTAGCCGATTTACTCCATACCAATTATACTGATTGCTTGGTGTTTGAAGATTCACCAACAGGAGCAAAAACAGCACTAAATGCGGGCATGAAAGCCGTGATTATTACCACAACACATACCCAAGAAGAATTTGACCAGTACCCAAATATTATATTATGTACCCCAAATTATGTTTCCTTTAATCTGTTTTCAACCTTAGAACAACGCTAATTATGAAATTTTTTATCGACACCGCCAACCTACAAGAAATCCAAGAGGCTCAAGACCTTGGGGTACTAGATGGCGTAACTACCAACCCTTCGCTGATGGCAAAAGAAGGCATCAGTGGCAAAGAAAATGTACTTAATCATTACAAAGCTATCTGCCAAATTGTAGAAGGCGATGTAAGTGCCGAGGTTATTGCTACCGATTACGAGGGTATGATTGCAGAGGGTGAACTTTTGGCTGCCCTCGACCCAAAAATTGTAGTGAAAATACCGATGATAAAAGACGGTATCAAAGCAATTAAATACTTTTCTGAAAAAGGTATCAAAACCAACTGTACGCTTATCTTCTCGGCAGGTCAGGCCCTTTTGGCTGCCAAAGCTGGAGCTTCGTATGTATCGCCATTTGTAGGTCGTTTAGATGATATTTCGTTTGATGGCACTGTGCTGATCGAACAAATCAGAACGATTTATGATAATTATGGCTTTGAAACCGAAATTCTAGCAGCTTCTATTCGTCATCCTATTCATATTATTAAGTGTGCCGAAATTGGAGCAGACGTAATGACAGGGCCGTTGAGTGCCATGTTGGCTCTTTTAAAACACCCTCTTACCGACATCGGTTTGGAGAAATTTATGAAAGATATGGCTGGTAAATGGAACTAAGCACTTTATCTTGTGATTGGTAAATAAGCCTTGTTGTTTATCAATCACAAGATAATTTTGTATAGAACCTAATGTTGCTAACAATAGTGCGTTTTAAATTTGTTAC
The Flectobacillus major DSM 103 DNA segment above includes these coding regions:
- a CDS encoding sodium/sugar symporter, with the translated sequence MKLGLESLDYIIFFVYFVIVASYGFWVYKNKGKQTADSKDFFLAEGSLTWWAIGSSIIASNISAEQFIGMSGQAFQLGIAISVYELVGAFSLILIAVFFLPMYIRNNIYTMPQFLARRYDNRISTIMAVFWLFLYILVNLTSIIYLGALSLETMTGFSFMACATFLTVFAIFITLGGMKVIGYTDVIQVVCLVVGGLATTYLALDLLSDKVGTGAGIFEGLSLVKDKADSHLHMIFAKGQYQVHDGQGGMIDAYNQLPGLLMFIVGGQWIVNLNYFGCNQYITQRALGADLKTARSGLLFASFLKMLMPIIVVLPGLAAYVLFQENADLAIVEGIKEGGIVKPDNAYPVLLNILPTGLKGMAFAALTAAIVASLAGKANSISTIYVLDIHKKFFAPDLSEKRMVWLGRVSIVVSFVIALAISPLLKNLGQGFQYIQEYTGFISPGILAIFLLGFFWKKATANGALAATVLSIPLSALLKVQIPDMPFLNRMGTVFWICAVVVVLISLIEGKGKDSEKAFTVDSSWFKTNSSFRVGAILVTLVVLAIYTIFW
- the fsa gene encoding fructose-6-phosphate aldolase, whose amino-acid sequence is MKFFIDTANLQEIQEAQDLGVLDGVTTNPSLMAKEGISGKENVLNHYKAICQIVEGDVSAEVIATDYEGMIAEGELLAALDPKIVVKIPMIKDGIKAIKYFSEKGIKTNCTLIFSAGQALLAAKAGASYVSPFVGRLDDISFDGTVLIEQIRTIYDNYGFETEILAASIRHPIHIIKCAEIGADVMTGPLSAMLALLKHPLTDIGLEKFMKDMAGKWN
- a CDS encoding glycoside hydrolase family 43 protein, with protein sequence MFLKKRIGLLLCLQLLSIGLLAQKKVYMFSYFKGNGEDGLHLAYSNDGLSWKALKGDSSFLTPTVSKDKLMRDPCILKGPDGYFYMVWTVSWNDRGIGYARSKDLIHWSEQQFIPVMANEPTALNCWAPEINYNNQTKEYFIYWATTIPDRFKNDGQKGDGKYNHRMYSVTTKDFKSFSSTKLFYDPGFNVIDATIIKAGKKYVMFLKDETKEPVQKNLKVALSQQLSTGFSPASEPILGLNWIEGPTATKVGNNWVVYFDQYTRHKMGAVSSPDLKNWTDISDQITFPNGTRHGTVFTITQKEFQKLKQFD
- a CDS encoding HAD family hydrolase, which encodes MQKALIFDMDGTMVDNMMVHHRAWQKKLAEIGLVLSLEEVIATCHGKNDEILQRIFGDKYTFEERDRISSEKEAIYREVFLPELKLIDGLPELLEEAYKAGIPMGIGTAARSENVDYVLDNLQIRHYFQAIVCDKDVELGKPNPAVFFKVADLLHTNYTDCLVFEDSPTGAKTALNAGMKAVIITTTHTQEEFDQYPNIILCTPNYVSFNLFSTLEQR